One stretch of Armigeres subalbatus isolate Guangzhou_Male chromosome 2, GZ_Asu_2, whole genome shotgun sequence DNA includes these proteins:
- the LOC134212965 gene encoding lamin Dm0-like, with protein sequence MSGKPKKTANKPTSTSGAQSVSSSASSVSSMAESSETALSPSRRSRLHEKNSLMNLNDRLACYIERVRFLEQENSKLSLELSSCQETALREVASLKAIYENELTDARKLLDETARDKAKVEIDAKRYWEENDQLRVKLNRKIKELTEVDKEARANEARCIELTANYNSICTEKKKLQEELREADMESAKLRKSFESMRKDLEHETLIRVDLENNIQSLREEITFKDQVHNQELSESKMRRQTEISEIDGYLLDQYETKMQQTLQELRDQYETQLNMNRDEMSELYDVRIQNLESRLAQERVQHEEERRKLEMEVNRLRDDMAVQLKEYQDLMDIKISLDMEIAAYDRLLSSEETRLNITPSVTSTTSAGLSTSSRLFRTPSYKRKRTALDDSVDYSVTSSATGDLELAECDPEGKFVKVHNKSNQAQKLEGWQIVRKTESSEMKYKFPKGTKLDGNSTVTIWSASANQKADPPASLLMKGQSWITGDNVNTKLLNQDGEEVAHAERIRMKAMSAPTGHKDKYFLEEGGARLGVNRSVGARSPLSSKGGQGDKNDEQCVLM encoded by the coding sequence ATGTCGGGAAAACCGAAAAAGACTGCTAATAAACCGACATCCACGTCCGGTGCCCAGTCGGTGTCCTCGTCAGCATCCTCCGTATCCAGTATGGCAGAATCCTCGGAAACTGCTCTCAGTCCCTCGCGGCGAAGTCGATTGCATGAGAAGAACAGCCTCATGAACCTCAACGACCGTCTTGCGTGCTACATCGAACGTGTTCGATTTTTGGAACAAGAAAACTCTAAACTGTCACTGGAACTGTCTTCTTGCCAGGAAACGGCTTTACGTGAAGTCGCTAGCCTCAAGGCGATTTACGAGAACGAGTTGACCGATGCGAGAAAACTGCTGGATGAAACGGCGCGGGATAAAGCCAAGGTAGAAATCGACGCCAAACGGTACTGGGAGGAAAACGATCAGCTGAGGGTTAAGCTAAACAGGAAGATTAAGGAACTCACCGAAGTGGATAAGGAAGCACGGGCTAATGAAGCGAGATGTATCGAGCTGACGGCCAATTACAACAGCATCTGCACTGAAAAGAAGAAACTTCAAGAAGAATTACGCGAAGCGGATATGGAATCGGCAAAGCTACGGAAGTCATTTGAATCTATGCGGAAGGATCTGGAGCATGAAACGCTGATCCGAGTTGACCTGGAGAACAACATACAAAGTCTTCGTGAAGAAATCACCTTCAAGGATCAAGTTCACAATCAGGAACTCTCGGAAAGCAAAATGCGTCGTCAGACCGAAATTAGCGAAATCGATGGCTATCTGCTGGATCAATACGAAACCAAGATGCAACAAACTCTGCAGGAACTACGTGATCAGTACGAAACACAACTGAACATGAACCGCGATGAAATGTCCGAGCTATACGATGTTCGAATTCAGAACTTGGAAAGCAGACTTGCCCAGGAGCGCGTCCAGCACGAAGAGGAACGACGGAAGCTTGAAATGGAAGTCAACCGGCTGCGGGACGACATGGCTGTTCAGCTTAAAGAATACCAAGACCTTATGGATATCAAGATCTCGTTGGATATGGAAATCGCTGCCTACGATAGGCTGCTCTCGTCGGAGGAAACTCGCCTCAACATCACCCCTAGCGTAACCAGCACCACTTCAGCCGGATTGAGCACTTCTTCGCGGCTGTTTCGCACCCCGTCATACAAACGAAAACGCACTGCTTTGGACGATTCCGTGGACTACTCTGTCACCTCGTCAGCCACGGGAGACCTGGAACTAGCCGAGTGCGACCCGGAAGGCAAGTTTGTGAAAGTGCACAATAAATCAAATCAAGCTCAGAAACTTGAGGGTTGGCAAATTGTTCGCAAAACTGAATCCAGCGAAATGAAGTATAAGTTTCCCAAGGGAACTAAGCTCGACGGTAACTCAACGGTCACCATTTGGTCGGCCTCCGCCAACCAGAAGGCAGATCCTCCAGCGAGTTTGCTCATGAAGGGTCAGTCGTGGATCACCGGAGATAACGTGAACACCAAGTTGCTCAATCAGGATGGCGAGGAAGTGGCCCATGCCGAGCGGATTAGAATGAAGGCGATGAGTGCCCCGACCGGACATAAGGACAAGTATTTTCTAGAGGAGGGAGGTGCAAGGCTGGGAGTTAATAGATCTGTTGGTGCCCGATCACCGTTATCGTCGAAAGGCGGCCAAGGCGATAAGAATGATGAGCAGTGTGTATTAATGTAA